A genomic region of Leptotrichia hofstadii contains the following coding sequences:
- a CDS encoding prolyl oligopeptidase family serine peptidase, whose product MKKNLAIILFIMLISGVIGNSANKKRVSRKKIGNVKVSEKTVDLSNYDGIKKINIFVQGFESGPAVSKVILEMGDYRITNLDKNDWKVRTNGFERKVTNVHVSDKKGEKAFDTGIVTLELENKFNPNTLKYEGSPFAYNRQKFFNEWVKEYVVEIEGKVTVDGKDYLVSKKEDVINNRVSADTELFNYRSSFSGNYKNPITKKIENLKLEMAAYEPEKLKLGGKKPLIVWLHGQGEGGTDPDIDILGTETSALAKEEIQKYFTAGGTDTKGAFVLAVQSPTYWMDEGDGTNGNGSGNSRYTQILMDTIKEYVKHNPYVDTSRIYLAGDSNGGYMTVNMIITYPDYFAAAVPICEAYAYHEYARNSDGTYKTNNIEVSAGGKNSAVSRFVETKKLWVTKEKIQKMKKTPVWFIAAADDGIVTPKKFSLPTYRDLLRAGADNAWYSYYENVVGTDVPNSRFPGHFSWIYFLNNQVEGVQNRDKIKNSKDTETFGFEPSNAGKGGSEKANVNGKAFKNVFEWMNFQKKSNNR is encoded by the coding sequence ATGAAAAAAAATCTAGCAATAATTTTGTTTATTATGCTAATTTCTGGAGTAATTGGAAATAGTGCGAATAAGAAAAGAGTTAGCAGGAAAAAAATTGGAAATGTGAAAGTGAGTGAAAAAACTGTGGATTTATCAAATTATGACGGGATAAAGAAAATTAACATTTTTGTGCAAGGTTTTGAGAGCGGGCCTGCTGTGAGCAAAGTTATTTTGGAAATGGGTGATTATAGAATTACGAATCTTGATAAAAATGATTGGAAAGTAAGGACAAATGGATTTGAGAGGAAAGTAACAAATGTGCATGTTTCAGATAAGAAAGGAGAGAAAGCCTTTGATACTGGGATTGTTACACTTGAATTAGAAAATAAGTTTAATCCTAATACGTTGAAATATGAAGGTTCGCCCTTTGCTTATAACAGACAGAAATTTTTTAATGAATGGGTAAAAGAATATGTTGTGGAAATCGAGGGGAAAGTTACAGTTGATGGGAAAGATTATTTAGTCAGTAAAAAAGAGGATGTAATTAATAATAGAGTTTCGGCTGATACAGAATTGTTTAATTATAGAAGTTCATTTAGTGGAAATTATAAAAATCCAATTACTAAAAAAATAGAAAATCTAAAACTGGAAATGGCGGCTTATGAGCCTGAAAAGTTAAAATTAGGAGGAAAAAAGCCTTTAATTGTTTGGCTTCATGGACAAGGGGAAGGTGGAACAGATCCTGATATTGATATTCTGGGCACAGAAACTTCGGCACTTGCGAAAGAGGAAATTCAGAAATATTTTACTGCAGGAGGAACTGATACAAAAGGAGCATTTGTTCTGGCTGTACAGTCGCCAACTTACTGGATGGATGAGGGTGATGGGACTAATGGAAATGGAAGCGGAAATTCAAGATACACTCAAATTTTGATGGATACAATCAAGGAATACGTAAAACATAATCCGTATGTTGACACAAGCAGAATTTACCTTGCTGGAGATTCAAACGGAGGATACATGACTGTAAATATGATAATTACTTATCCAGACTATTTTGCGGCGGCAGTACCGATTTGCGAGGCGTATGCTTATCATGAATATGCAAGAAATAGCGACGGAACTTATAAGACAAATAATATTGAAGTTTCGGCAGGCGGTAAAAACAGTGCAGTTTCAAGATTTGTAGAAACTAAGAAACTGTGGGTAACAAAAGAAAAAATTCAGAAGATGAAAAAAACGCCAGTATGGTTCATTGCGGCGGCAGATGACGGAATTGTTACGCCGAAAAAATTCTCGCTTCCAACATATAGAGATTTATTAAGGGCTGGAGCGGATAATGCGTGGTATTCGTATTATGAAAATGTAGTTGGGACAGATGTGCCAAATTCAAGATTTCCCGGACATTTTTCGTGGATATATTTTTTGAATAATCAGGTGGAAGGTGTGCAGAACAGGGATAAAATAAAAAATTCCAAAGATACCGAAACTTTCGGATTTGAGCCAAGTAACGCTGGAAAAGGTGGGAGTGAAAAGGCCAATGTAAATGGGAAGGCATTTAAAAATGTATTTGAGTGGATGAATTTTCAGAAAAAAAGCAATAATCGTTAG
- a CDS encoding SEL1-like repeat protein — MFKKLIILIVLSFILISCDSKKEISQNPIMTKKEYNYVIEKVDKYLDKGEYKEAIKLLLKAAEYNKSDYKKIAWIYSQISEEEGEKWYKIAYEKGNEDVAIILGLYAEKRKDYVAQEKYLRKAVDNNQKDSYKYLGNFFEKMDRTSEAIEIYKKGAENKDAVSMYNLIKKYYIQNDIQNMKLYINKIRKTKEIFGFTYDINEIINYMDGNSNDKKAINLYLKSLDNIKINKIQEAEKNLKEIEKYKKEGIKYLASFYYYTKNEKEKAVKMYKKALLDGIDVNFEMGTISEEEGKTEEAKKYYLISSNKGNPRGQTNLAQILKNEGTYKEAEKWYIKAAEQKSFIAIKNLLMFYDNEKNKKEIKKWILKIKNEAGLKDYNIEEKEYIEKLIKNYNIKL, encoded by the coding sequence ATGTTTAAAAAATTAATTATCTTAATAGTATTATCATTTATTTTAATAAGTTGTGATTCAAAAAAAGAAATAAGCCAAAATCCGATTATGACAAAAAAAGAATACAATTATGTTATTGAAAAGGTTGATAAATATTTAGATAAAGGAGAATATAAAGAAGCTATAAAATTATTATTAAAAGCAGCCGAATATAATAAAAGTGATTATAAGAAAATAGCTTGGATATATTCTCAAATTAGTGAAGAAGAAGGAGAAAAGTGGTATAAGATTGCATATGAAAAAGGAAACGAAGATGTCGCCATTATATTAGGATTGTATGCTGAAAAAAGAAAAGATTATGTTGCTCAAGAAAAATATTTAAGAAAAGCAGTAGATAATAATCAAAAAGATTCTTATAAATATTTAGGAAATTTTTTTGAAAAAATGGATAGAACTTCTGAAGCAATTGAAATTTACAAAAAGGGAGCTGAAAATAAAGATGCTGTTTCTATGTATAATTTAATAAAAAAATATTACATTCAAAATGATATTCAAAATATGAAATTATATATAAATAAAATACGAAAAACTAAAGAAATATTTGGATTTACATACGATATAAATGAAATAATAAATTACATGGATGGAAATAGTAATGATAAAAAAGCTATAAATTTGTATTTAAAATCTTTAGACAATATAAAAATAAATAAAATTCAAGAAGCAGAAAAAAATTTAAAAGAAATAGAAAAATATAAAAAAGAAGGAATTAAATATTTAGCTTCGTTTTACTATTATACTAAAAACGAAAAAGAAAAAGCAGTTAAAATGTATAAAAAAGCACTTTTAGATGGGATAGATGTTAATTTTGAGATGGGAACTATAAGTGAGGAAGAAGGAAAAACAGAAGAAGCTAAAAAATATTATTTAATATCCAGTAATAAAGGAAATCCTAGAGGACAGACTAATTTAGCTCAAATATTAAAAAATGAAGGTACTTATAAAGAAGCAGAGAAATGGTATATAAAAGCAGCCGAACAAAAATCATTTATAGCAATAAAAAATTTATTAATGTTTTATGATAACGAAAAAAATAAGAAAGAAATAAAAAAATGGATTTTAAAAATAAAAAATGAAGCAGGATTAAAGGATTATAATATTGAGGAAAAGGAATATATAGAAAAACTTATAAAAAATTATAATATAAAATTATAG
- a CDS encoding SIMPL domain-containing protein (The SIMPL domain is named for its presence in mouse protein SIMPL (signalling molecule that associates with mouse pelle-like kinase). Bacterial member BP26, from Brucella, was shown to assemble into a channel-like structure, while YggE from E. coli has been associated with resistance to oxidative stress.) — protein sequence MKKIAIALFSLMSIISFSANENIVRKISVTGNAEREVMPDLAKINFKIEEKGSNLSQTTNEVNKKIEKFKSELRARKISLENLETKAFYNRKVSEYQNDEDILDVKTVPNKTVKKTDKKPTSYDVKMSMLVKNTDFNKISALIDLEDGDNLQSIQKNFDENTFAFNINENGTTVDQALNKVFNKLNTSRRKLISAGIPESDIILSDYTIKENYTADNKNSRKDVYYVTNEFVLTTKNIKELNTIISIADDNGININGSINFDLSDKDRIESEMYKDAYNQTKQKAESILRSSKMKLGTPIIVSEDVEFQQKMIDRIDQDWSVAYNAAPTAELEYSNDRMITKSVAASAPVPMRASKPRVDYTPKPLKLVQNISVMYEMK from the coding sequence ATGAAAAAGATAGCAATTGCACTTTTTTCACTGATGAGCATAATTTCGTTTAGTGCGAATGAGAATATTGTCAGAAAGATAAGTGTTACTGGGAATGCAGAAAGGGAAGTTATGCCAGACTTGGCAAAGATTAATTTTAAGATTGAGGAAAAGGGGAGTAATTTAAGCCAGACGACTAATGAGGTTAATAAGAAGATTGAGAAGTTTAAAAGTGAATTGAGAGCTAGGAAAATATCGCTTGAAAATTTGGAAACAAAGGCGTTTTACAATAGGAAAGTAAGCGAATATCAAAATGATGAAGATATTCTGGATGTGAAAACTGTTCCAAATAAGACTGTCAAAAAGACTGATAAAAAGCCAACTTCTTATGATGTGAAAATGTCAATGCTAGTAAAAAATACAGATTTTAACAAAATTTCAGCATTGATTGACTTGGAAGACGGGGATAATTTGCAAAGCATTCAGAAAAATTTTGATGAAAATACATTTGCTTTTAACATAAATGAAAACGGAACAACTGTTGATCAAGCTTTAAATAAAGTATTTAACAAACTTAATACTTCAAGAAGAAAGCTGATTTCGGCTGGAATCCCTGAAAGTGATATTATTTTGAGTGATTATACGATAAAAGAAAATTATACAGCAGATAACAAAAATTCAAGAAAAGATGTCTACTATGTTACAAATGAATTTGTACTTACGACAAAAAATATAAAGGAGCTTAATACAATAATTTCAATTGCTGATGATAATGGAATAAACATAAACGGCTCAATTAACTTTGACTTGTCAGACAAAGACAGAATTGAGTCAGAAATGTACAAAGATGCCTATAATCAGACAAAACAGAAGGCAGAAAGCATTTTGCGTTCCAGTAAGATGAAATTGGGAACACCGATTATCGTGAGTGAAGATGTGGAATTTCAGCAAAAGATGATTGACAGGATTGATCAGGACTGGAGTGTGGCTTATAATGCGGCGCCAACGGCAGAACTTGAGTATTCAAATGATAGAATGATAACTAAGTCAGTGGCAGCGTCCGCACCTGTGCCAATGAGAGCTAGTAAACCTAGAGTTGACTATACTCCAAAACCATTAAAACTTGTACAAAATATATCAGTTATGTATGAAATGAAATAA
- a CDS encoding SIMPL domain-containing protein, producing the protein MKKIIALLIMIFSVLSFADGEVAGKRIQVRGVSQKEIMPNSAKIALTIQTENESLDKASAENSKILERYKRLLAQTGTKYNKINSTGYSTYETYNWDTVIENKGKKEYKTKLSVEVDRISLDTLKNFMSVLAAEKIYSLNRSKNGTYIFTVESQDATNKQAYQNAMSKFNDIQQKLSKAGIPASSVKISGYDNKEVSLEKRTSNKKNIQVVSHQIEVETRDLKNLGNIINVASTLGIGTTGQIEYDIDNKQQLENELYENAYKEALKKAQVILGKTDLNLKNPVTITDKSYGVIQPYYDYNYNYYNEANYATNLVQVKKSDRELLDESTRRNIVISPKKLNISKTVYIEFEMN; encoded by the coding sequence ATGAAAAAAATAATAGCGTTACTTATAATGATTTTTTCAGTATTGTCATTTGCAGATGGCGAAGTTGCTGGAAAAAGAATACAGGTTAGAGGAGTTTCACAAAAGGAAATTATGCCAAATTCGGCAAAAATTGCCCTTACAATTCAGACTGAAAACGAAAGTCTGGATAAGGCAAGTGCTGAAAATTCTAAAATTTTAGAAAGATATAAAAGATTGCTTGCTCAAACCGGGACAAAATACAACAAGATTAATTCGACAGGATATTCTACCTATGAAACATATAACTGGGATACAGTAATTGAAAACAAAGGGAAAAAGGAATATAAAACAAAACTTTCAGTAGAAGTTGACAGAATTTCTCTTGATACATTGAAAAATTTTATGAGTGTTCTTGCAGCTGAAAAAATTTATTCCTTGAACAGAAGTAAAAACGGGACATATATTTTCACTGTTGAATCTCAGGATGCGACAAATAAACAGGCATACCAGAATGCAATGTCAAAATTTAATGATATTCAGCAAAAATTGAGCAAAGCAGGAATTCCCGCAAGTTCAGTAAAAATCTCAGGATACGACAATAAGGAAGTGAGCCTTGAAAAAAGAACAAGCAATAAAAAAAATATCCAAGTCGTTTCACACCAGATAGAAGTTGAAACAAGAGATTTAAAAAATCTTGGAAACATCATAAATGTAGCAAGCACATTGGGAATCGGTACGACTGGGCAAATCGAATACGATATTGACAATAAGCAGCAGCTGGAAAATGAACTTTACGAAAATGCCTACAAGGAAGCCTTGAAAAAAGCGCAAGTTATCTTAGGAAAAACAGATTTAAACCTAAAAAATCCCGTTACAATCACAGATAAATCATATGGAGTTATCCAGCCTTATTACGATTACAACTACAACTATTACAATGAAGCCAATTATGCGACTAACCTAGTGCAAGTGAAAAAAAGCGACAGGGAGCTTCTTGATGAATCCACAAGAAGAAACATCGTAATTTCGCCAAAAAAATTAAATATTTCAAAAACTGTCTACATCGAATTTGAAATGAACTAA
- a CDS encoding PASTA domain-containing protein has protein sequence MATKYKFNYGKFFRTIIVLLCLVALIRFGKDVFERHFFNTRLTVIPDVINLDKKDAIKYLKKAGLKVKVINSKTEKVPLDTVYNQDPRPGKEVKVNRVIRIWVNNGEDVKVPNIIGLELLEARSRLKGQNIQIETIDYYPSNQKYNTILGVYPKPGTKLEINQKISILVSSQQMVDPSVMPNITGLDLNDARELLKQIGLDIGNISRTSDPTLPVNTIISTNPAAGTKIQRGQKVSIVLNTGAAPKKRERSTEEIINQSQEEIDNQEIEKIIDNTINKMDQQGTEQKNNGNTQSPPRNNTQGGGNNNDSGGDEDSDE, from the coding sequence ATGGCCACAAAATATAAATTTAATTATGGAAAATTTTTTAGAACTATTATTGTACTGCTTTGTTTAGTGGCATTAATAAGATTTGGCAAGGATGTTTTTGAACGTCATTTTTTTAACACTAGACTTACAGTTATTCCTGATGTCATAAATCTTGACAAAAAGGATGCAATAAAATATTTGAAAAAGGCTGGACTTAAGGTTAAAGTTATTAACTCAAAGACTGAAAAAGTTCCGCTAGATACGGTTTATAATCAGGATCCACGCCCAGGCAAGGAAGTCAAAGTAAACAGAGTTATAAGAATATGGGTAAATAACGGAGAAGATGTAAAAGTTCCTAATATTATTGGACTGGAACTGCTTGAAGCAAGATCTCGGTTAAAAGGGCAAAATATTCAGATTGAAACGATTGATTATTACCCATCTAATCAGAAATATAATACAATTTTGGGAGTTTATCCAAAACCAGGTACAAAACTTGAGATTAACCAAAAAATTTCGATACTGGTTTCTTCACAGCAAATGGTAGATCCGTCAGTTATGCCAAATATAACAGGACTTGACTTAAATGATGCGAGAGAATTGTTAAAACAAATTGGGCTTGATATTGGAAATATTTCACGTACAAGTGACCCAACATTGCCTGTAAATACAATTATTTCAACAAATCCTGCGGCTGGAACGAAGATTCAGAGAGGACAGAAGGTATCGATTGTATTGAATACTGGAGCCGCTCCGAAAAAACGTGAAAGATCGACAGAGGAAATTATCAATCAGTCTCAGGAAGAAATAGATAATCAGGAAATTGAGAAAATCATTGACAACACAATCAACAAAATGGATCAGCAAGGCACTGAACAGAAGAATAACGGAAACACACAATCTCCTCCACGTAACAACACACAAGGCGGCGGAAATAATAATGATTCTGGTGGCGATGAAGATAGCGACGAATAG
- a CDS encoding AMP-binding protein, producing the protein MFLERTERLALVDFDNKHINYIDLIDNIKYFSEYVVELEKEKFGLIVMENRPEWIYSFFAVWDKKSAGIALDANSNSGEILYVLEDSHPNVIFCSNETEKTVFEAVEKYSSKNTVKIINVDKITVEQEKMNAIKNMQFELENPSGDETAAMLYTSGTTGSPKGVMLSFNNLNTEMEGLYEKGIFDYRDQILAILPFHHVLPLTASVLLMLKYQTSIVFVQKIASKEIFDALEKNRVTAIIGVPRVFKLFYDGIKQQIDAKFITRFIYKMMSNVKSLKIKRKVFAKVHKKFGGHLDFIVVGGAKMDPEISKFYETLGFYALEGYGLTETAPVIAVNSKKERKIGTVGKKLNNIEIKIVDEELWVKGPIVMKGYYNKPDKTAEVITEDGWFKTGDLAAIDEEGYVTIRGRKNTMIVLSNGKNIDPETLENRVIAQSNGLIKEIGIFNYKNKLAAIIVPDLLEFRKRGITNTKAYIKNIVEDYNLKAHNYEKVLDYKLFEEELPKTRVGKTRRFMLPDLYEKNEVVKKEKTPEPTDEAYKILKEYVKKNKGIEPHPEENLELEIGMDSLDIVEFFAFIENSFGIQLDEEKFAGMSNLKLLSEYINQKATKFEDNDIDWKQIISETKPIEDNKNRWVTKFLKIFQPIVDLYFRVKKIDRKKLTDNPQIFVSNHQSFADPLILGSLFPNKIVFNTLFLAIDWYFKKGVMKLLVSNGNVVLIDINKNIRKSVEEIVGYLKGGKSIVIFPEGARTKDGKVAQFKKVFAIIAKELNVDVQCLGIKGAFEAYSRYMKFPKPKKIEVAVLEKFSPEGSYDEITQKAEKIIREYVEN; encoded by the coding sequence ATGTTTTTAGAGAGAACAGAGCGGCTGGCATTAGTTGATTTTGACAATAAGCACATTAATTATATTGATTTGATAGATAATATAAAATATTTTTCTGAGTATGTAGTTGAATTGGAAAAGGAGAAGTTTGGACTGATTGTTATGGAAAATCGTCCAGAATGGATTTACAGCTTTTTTGCAGTATGGGATAAAAAATCAGCTGGGATCGCCCTTGATGCAAACAGCAATTCAGGCGAAATTTTATACGTGCTGGAAGATTCACATCCAAACGTAATTTTCTGCTCAAATGAAACAGAAAAAACTGTTTTTGAAGCAGTTGAAAAATATAGTTCAAAAAATACTGTAAAAATAATAAATGTGGATAAAATTACAGTTGAACAGGAAAAAATGAATGCTATAAAAAATATGCAGTTTGAACTTGAAAATCCATCTGGAGATGAAACAGCGGCTATGCTTTATACTTCAGGTACAACTGGAAGCCCAAAAGGTGTAATGCTGTCTTTCAATAATTTAAATACTGAAATGGAAGGACTTTACGAAAAAGGGATATTTGATTACAGGGATCAGATTTTGGCAATATTGCCATTTCACCATGTTCTGCCTTTGACGGCAAGCGTTCTTTTGATGTTAAAATATCAGACTTCAATTGTATTTGTACAAAAAATTGCAAGCAAGGAAATATTTGACGCGCTTGAAAAAAATAGAGTAACTGCAATAATAGGAGTGCCAAGAGTATTCAAGCTATTTTATGATGGAATAAAGCAGCAAATTGACGCAAAATTCATTACACGATTTATTTACAAAATGATGAGCAATGTCAAATCATTGAAGATAAAAAGAAAAGTCTTTGCAAAAGTTCATAAAAAATTTGGTGGGCATCTTGACTTTATCGTTGTCGGTGGAGCAAAAATGGATCCTGAAATTTCAAAGTTTTATGAAACATTAGGATTTTACGCCCTTGAAGGTTATGGGCTTACCGAAACTGCACCAGTTATCGCCGTAAATTCAAAAAAAGAAAGAAAAATCGGAACAGTTGGGAAAAAACTTAATAACATCGAAATAAAGATTGTGGATGAAGAACTGTGGGTAAAAGGTCCGATTGTTATGAAAGGTTATTACAATAAGCCTGATAAGACGGCGGAAGTAATTACTGAAGACGGATGGTTCAAGACAGGAGACTTGGCGGCAATTGATGAAGAAGGCTATGTTACAATTCGTGGAAGAAAAAATACAATGATTGTCCTTTCAAATGGTAAAAATATTGACCCTGAAACGCTTGAAAATAGGGTAATTGCACAAAGTAACGGATTAATCAAGGAAATTGGTATTTTTAATTACAAAAATAAGTTAGCTGCAATAATCGTTCCAGATCTGTTAGAGTTTAGAAAACGTGGAATTACAAATACAAAGGCTTATATAAAAAATATAGTGGAAGATTACAACCTAAAGGCGCATAACTATGAAAAAGTGCTTGATTATAAGCTGTTTGAGGAAGAATTGCCAAAAACTAGAGTTGGAAAGACACGTAGATTTATGCTGCCGGACTTATACGAAAAAAATGAGGTTGTAAAAAAGGAGAAAACACCTGAACCAACCGATGAAGCATATAAAATATTAAAGGAATATGTCAAGAAAAATAAAGGAATTGAGCCACATCCAGAAGAAAATCTGGAACTTGAAATCGGAATGGATTCACTTGATATTGTGGAATTTTTTGCGTTTATAGAAAACAGTTTTGGAATTCAGCTGGATGAAGAAAAGTTTGCTGGAATGTCAAATTTAAAATTATTATCTGAATACATCAACCAAAAAGCTACAAAATTTGAAGACAACGATATTGACTGGAAACAGATTATCAGCGAAACAAAACCTATAGAGGACAATAAAAACCGTTGGGTAACAAAATTTTTAAAAATATTTCAGCCAATTGTCGATTTATATTTCAGAGTAAAAAAAATTGACAGGAAAAAATTAACAGACAATCCGCAAATTTTTGTATCAAATCATCAAAGTTTTGCAGATCCATTAATTCTAGGATCACTATTTCCAAATAAAATTGTTTTTAATACATTATTTTTAGCAATTGACTGGTATTTTAAAAAAGGTGTAATGAAACTTCTTGTTTCAAATGGAAATGTTGTTCTGATTGATATTAACAAAAATATCAGAAAAAGTGTAGAAGAAATAGTTGGATATTTAAAAGGTGGAAAAAGTATTGTAATTTTCCCAGAAGGAGCAAGGACAAAAGATGGAAAAGTTGCCCAATTTAAAAAGGTATTTGCCATAATTGCAAAGGAACTGAATGTAGATGTCCAATGTCTTGGAATAAAAGGTGCATTTGAAGCATATTCAAGATACATGAAGTTCCCAAAACCGAAAAAAATCGAAGTGGCAGTGCTGGAAAAATTCTCGCCAGAAGGAAGCTATGATGAAATTACACAAAAAGCAGAAAAAATTATAAGAGAGTATGTTGAGAACTAA
- a CDS encoding Glu/Leu/Phe/Val family dehydrogenase has product MAKETLNPFEIAQKQIKSACDKLNADPAVYEILKNPMRVLEVSFPVKLDDGTVKTFVGYRSQHNNAVGPFKGGLRFHPNVTRDEVKALSTWMTFKCSVAGIPYGGGKGGMAIDPKDYSKAELERISKGFAKAISPIIGEKVDIPAPDVNTNGQIMSWMVDAYEEVAGKSTKGVFTGKPLEFGGSLARTEATGYGVNLTAKKALEKLNIDVKGATYAVQGFGNVGFYTAYYAHKDGAKIIAFSNTDVAIYNENGIDMEAVIKDFEENGRITENKGYGKDITNAELLELEVDVLAPCALENQITSENADRIKAKVVAEGANGPTTPEADEILFKKGIIVIPDILANSGGVVVSYFEWVQNLQSYYWPFEEVQQKEDALLSTAFEDVWNLADEYKVDLRNAAYMKSIERIAKAMKLRGWY; this is encoded by the coding sequence ATGGCAAAAGAAACATTAAATCCGTTTGAGATTGCACAAAAACAAATTAAATCAGCTTGTGATAAATTGAATGCAGATCCAGCTGTTTATGAAATTCTAAAAAATCCTATGAGAGTGTTAGAAGTATCGTTCCCAGTAAAACTAGACGACGGAACAGTTAAAACATTTGTAGGATACAGATCTCAACATAACAATGCGGTAGGACCTTTCAAAGGTGGACTTAGATTCCATCCAAACGTAACAAGAGATGAAGTAAAAGCATTATCAACTTGGATGACGTTCAAATGTTCAGTAGCAGGAATCCCTTATGGTGGTGGAAAAGGTGGAATGGCAATTGATCCTAAAGATTATTCTAAAGCTGAGTTAGAAAGAATTTCTAAAGGCTTTGCAAAAGCAATTTCGCCAATTATTGGAGAAAAAGTAGATATACCAGCTCCAGATGTTAATACAAACGGACAAATCATGTCATGGATGGTTGACGCTTATGAAGAAGTTGCAGGGAAATCAACAAAAGGTGTATTTACAGGAAAACCTTTAGAATTTGGTGGATCTCTTGCAAGAACAGAAGCAACTGGATACGGAGTTAATTTAACAGCTAAAAAAGCATTGGAAAAATTAAACATTGATGTTAAAGGAGCAACATACGCTGTACAGGGATTTGGAAATGTCGGATTTTACACAGCATATTATGCACATAAAGACGGAGCAAAAATTATAGCTTTCTCAAATACAGATGTTGCAATTTACAATGAAAACGGAATTGACATGGAAGCTGTAATAAAAGACTTTGAAGAAAATGGACGTATTACAGAAAACAAAGGTTATGGAAAAGACATTACAAATGCTGAATTATTGGAATTAGAAGTTGACGTTCTGGCTCCATGTGCCTTGGAAAACCAAATTACTTCTGAAAATGCTGACAGAATTAAAGCAAAAGTAGTTGCAGAAGGAGCAAACGGGCCAACTACTCCAGAAGCTGATGAAATCTTATTCAAAAAAGGAATTATAGTTATTCCTGACATTCTGGCAAATTCAGGTGGAGTTGTAGTTTCATACTTTGAATGGGTACAAAACTTACAAAGCTACTACTGGCCATTTGAAGAAGTTCAACAAAAAGAAGATGCATTATTGTCAACAGCATTTGAAGATGTATGGAACTTAGCGGATGAATACAAAGTAGATTTAAGAAATGCCGCTTATATGAAGAGTATTGAAAGAATTGCAAAAGCAATGAAATTAAGAGGATGGTATTAA
- a CDS encoding YciI family protein — protein MKPIFVISTTYTKSLEEVGKFRQEHFNFIQKNIDAGKFMAGGRQNPPTGGLILAYNVTKSELEEILKEDPYYKNNLIETVITEFTPALLDKDFEKLQEK, from the coding sequence ATGAAACCAATTTTTGTTATATCTACAACTTATACAAAATCGCTTGAAGAAGTGGGAAAATTTAGACAGGAACATTTTAATTTTATTCAAAAAAATATTGATGCTGGAAAATTTATGGCTGGAGGGAGACAAAATCCACCAACTGGCGGACTTATTTTAGCATATAATGTAACAAAATCAGAACTTGAGGAAATATTAAAAGAAGATCCGTATTACAAGAATAATTTGATAGAAACTGTAATAACTGAATTTACACCTGCGTTGCTTGATAAGGATTTTGAAAAATTACAAGAAAAATAA